From Mariprofundus sp. NF, the proteins below share one genomic window:
- a CDS encoding RNA-binding protein: MSFSCFIKLFVAAIVISTLGSYAIQLVGLDTIHPSSLFASGLTLGTIFGGLLVALYPSKEGAGTATESGTSNIYVGNLPFNVGQEEIKNLFSPFGNVVDIRLVKDRRSRRFKGYAFVEMNTPNANAAIEHLNDTDYAGRTLRVNEAKKKEDS, translated from the coding sequence ATGAGTTTTTCCTGTTTTATTAAACTGTTTGTGGCGGCAATCGTCATTTCTACGCTGGGAAGTTACGCTATCCAGCTGGTCGGACTGGATACAATCCACCCCTCATCACTGTTTGCCAGTGGCCTGACTCTCGGTACGATTTTTGGTGGTCTGCTCGTGGCACTCTACCCTTCCAAAGAGGGTGCTGGCACAGCAACAGAGAGTGGCACCAGCAACATCTATGTCGGCAATTTACCATTTAATGTTGGCCAGGAAGAGATCAAAAACCTCTTCTCACCTTTTGGTAATGTCGTGGATATCCGTCTTGTAAAAGATCGTCGCAGCCGTCGCTTTAAAGGTTATGCCTTTGTCGAAATGAACACGCCCAATGCCAACGCTGCCATTGAACATCTCAACGACACCGATTATGCCGGCCGCACCCTGCGCGTTAATGAGGCAAAGAAGAAAGAAGACAGTTAA